In one Penaeus chinensis breed Huanghai No. 1 chromosome 33, ASM1920278v2, whole genome shotgun sequence genomic region, the following are encoded:
- the LOC125043096 gene encoding zinc finger and SCAN domain-containing protein 31-like, protein MKLKTLMRGERGSLWLENKTCNGAGEPSSDHEPPRRKEYVAVPSESDEQLVPTVAGESQGVKKEPGEYRDYEEPRRGDHGGLAAYPPRGDSQFFEELEYPEPSHPGDHSHQYQARVEELLQRTRDYVQLQRMSQFYQQAAAMQMGLLPYPYPFVVGAPDMYARTLSTPMVLPSPSHPLYRPTPQASPNTELSNVSSEFYDDESLENESPVQERVQPPQDSPVYPSVRSDSLPAYHDGRYIKQESTEDAQPEASALPQEIRLPMASPNFMNSLVAGSPWRPVPDSIGVQVKEEERSPVIGPLRRTRASTRAKRTSAVSLDELDEESKVSDRGYFPRYYECGACNLRMRSHQGLNKHFSSHGSNLPHLPAVCAICRQALPNAFELDNHVRTHDDAGKELLQRRRAERGVRRRHECPHCGKSLAKRDSLVEHMRIHTGEKPYTCEHCQESFRSWSMYWEHIRRHRGMKYKCATCKMEFKDQFYLQMHSCSLNVMLKG, encoded by the exons ATGAAGTTAAAGACCTTGATGAGGGGAGAGCGTGGTTCCCTCTGGTTGGAGAACAAGACCTGTAATGGAGCTGGTGAGCCTTCTAGCGACCACGAGCCGCCGCGACGGAAGGAGTACGTCGCGGTGCCTTCGGAGAGCGATGAGCAGCTCGTCCCAACCGTCGCAGGGGAATCCCAGGGCGTCAAGAAAGAGCCGGGAGAGTATCGAGACTACGAAGAGCCTCGTCGGGGCGACCACGGAGGCCTCGCCGCTTACCCACCTCGAGGGGATTCGCAATTTTTTGAAGAGCTCGAGTACCCGGAACCGTCTCATCCCGGGGATCATAGCCATCAGTACCAGGCTCGCGTCGAGGAACTGTTGCAGCGCACTCGGGATTATGTTCAACTACAACGGATGTCGCAGTTTTACCAACAAGCAG CTGCTATGCAAATGGGCTTGTTACCCTACCCGTATCCATTCGTCGTTGGAGCGCCCGATATGTATGCCCGAACCCTCTCCACTCCCATGGTCCTCCCCAGTCCAAGCCATCCACTCTATAGGCCAACTCCGCAGGCATCACCGAACACAGAGCTATCTAACGTCTCAAGTGAATTCTACGATGATGAATCCCTTGAAAACGAAAGTCCCGTGCAAGAAAGAGTTCAGCCTCCGCAGGATAGCCCCGTGTATCCTTCTGTCCGGTCCGACAGCCTCCCGGCTTACCATGATGGGAGATACATCAAGCAGGAAAGCACCGAAGATGCTCAACCCGAAGCATCTGCGCTTCCGCAAGAAATCCGTCTGCCAATGGCGTCGCCCAATTTTATGAATTCTCTAGTCGCAGGCTCTCCCTGGCGACCCGTTCCGGACAGCATCGGCGTccaagtgaaagaggaagagagaagtccCGTGATCGGCCCGTTGCGGAGGACCCGGGCTTCCACTCGGGCCAAGAGAACGTCCGCTGTTTCTTTGGATGAGCTAGACGAAGAATCAAAAGTCAGCGACCGTGGATATTTCCCAAG GTATTACGAGTGCGGCGCTTGCAACCTGCGAATGCGTTCCCACCAGGGGCTCAACAAGCACTTCTCTTCGCACGGCTCCAACCTGCCCCACCTCCCGGCCGTCTGCGCCATCTGCCGGCAGGCCCTTCCAAACGCCTTTGAACTTGACAACCACGTCCGCACACACGATGACGCGGGAAAAGAGCTTCTACAGAGGCGGCGGGCGGAGAGGGGCGTCAGGAGGCGTCACGAGTGTCCTCACTGTGGGAAGTCCTTAGCCAAGCGGGACAGCCTTGTGGAACACATGAGGATACATACCGGGGAAAAGCCTTACACTTGTGAGCATTGTCAGGAGTCTTTTCGGTCTTGGTCGATGTACTGGGAGCACATCCGACGGCACAGAGGGATGAAGTACAAGTGCGCCACGTGCAAGATGGAGTTCAAGGACCAGTTCTACCTGCAGATGCACAGCTGTAGTTTAAACGTCATGCTAAAAGGATGA